The sequence CTTTTTTCAACTCTAGAATCCATGACCTCTAAAGTATCAAATATTAAAAGCCTTTGAACTCTAAAATGCAATCAATACAACTGAAGAAAATGATAAGCTACTGAAGAGCAGAAAACATGCTCAGCTTTTCTCTAATAAAACGCAAAAAAGGTAATAAGACAAAAAGATTGAGtcaaaattatgaaaaagaaaggtttCCAGAAGACAAGGTATGATGCATATTAACAGTGTTTTGCAGAAGAATTTATGGAGATAAGAAGAGATGTGTACATGAATCGAGAAGTAAAGAAGGCCCAGTACAACAACTGCTAGGCTCAGGGGTTCCTTGGAGTAGCATTAAAGGCTTTCTGACTTGATCTTCATTGCACATTACCGACACCACTCAaaataaaggagaaaaagaatgaaacaaAAAGGAGAGGCAGATTTATAAGCAGAAAGTTTCATTGGATGCCTTTGATGATTTTGTAACAAGAACATGGGTTATGATTCTGAGATTCTCCGCATGATCTTCGTCATCATATTCATGCTTCTATCATTACATTACACCCACATTTTTGTTGCTGGTTCTGTGTTAAATGCAGCAGGAGACTTAAATGCTCATGGCTTACAACAGCTGTACCTCAGAGAGGACAATGGTGATAGGATTGAAAACAACATCCAGAAAGTTTCAGGAGAAGATGAGAATGAAGAAAAGGGTGCTTTAATAGTGGAAAAGTTTAGAGCTTTACTTGGGCTGAAGAGCTTCCACAAAAGAAGTCCATCACATAGTGGTTCTGAATACTTGTCCCCATCACCCTCTCCATCACCATCCATTGAACCTGAAGAAGCTCCAGCTCCAGCTCCAGTTCCTGTTCATGTTCCAATGCTGCATTCCCATgcccatcctcatcctcatcctcatcctccaTCACACAGGTCAAGTTCAATCCCAACACACCACAAGAAACAGGATGGAGATAGAGGCAGAGTAAGAACAATTCTTATTGCAACCATTGTGTCTGCAGGAGCTGCTTTCTTAGTTTGTGCTCTTGGACTCATCTGGGTCTGCAAGAAACGCAGAAAAGATAGAAAGAAGCCCTCAAGAACTGTGTCAGTCTACAGCAAAAAAGGAGGCACCAGAAGTAAATTAAAGAATGTGAGTACTCAAAATTCAGCAAGCAAGGTGAGCCAAAATACTGGCCTTGATCTCTTTTACCTTAATTCATTAGGTACTGATTTAGAGCAACAGACTTGTTATCTCAAGCAAACTTGTGAAACTGTAAACACATCATCAAATCATAGCACCCCAAAATTTACATTGCTTGAGAGGGAAGAATCAAAGCAAGAACTTTTAAGGATAGAATCGGATAATGCTAGTAGTTTTTCCACAAGGGAAATTACAGCTGTTCATGAGGATAATGAGTCAATCAAATATGAATCAGATTGTGGTAACTCTTCATCTGGTGATAAAATTATTCCCATGGAATGTCATTCCTCTGATGATGAATCTTTCCATTCTTTTGGAGAATCACTTTCTTCAACTGTCAGGCATTCCAATGCTTCGGTTGGTTGTCTTGGTGAGACATCAGAAATTTTCCCCAAAGAAGAGTCACATATTAAGCCTTCCTTGGCTAACTCTACAGATTTACCAATGCCTCTAGCTACCCCAGATCTTGACTCAACCCGAGAATCAACTTCACCAACACAAAATTCACAATCTCCAAGCAATAATAAACAGGAAAAACAAACATTTGAATGTTCTTCAGACTGTCAGAAAATTTTAAAGTccccatcaccaccaccacctcctccaccTCCACCCCCTCCACCCCCATGTGTGACAGTGTTTCCTTCTTCAACTAGAATTGCATCTAAAGCTTCATGTTCTTTCACATTGCCAAATATATCATCTCCAAGAAATTCAGCTTCTTCATCAGGATCAAACTTAACTCCACAAAGAGACTTGCCATCTTCACCTCAAAACTCCCCAAAACCATCACAAACTCCACCTTGTATTCCACCACCACCTTGTCCACCTCCTTTTCTGAAAGGAAAGAATATCTCTGCCAAAGGCCCACCTCCTCCACCATCTCTACTGCCTCAATTTACTCCATTGGGCAAAGATGGAACCCCATTACCAAAATTGAAGCCACTCCACTGGGACAAGGTTAGAGCTGCTCCTAATCGTTCTATGGTGTGGGATAAGCTGCGGTCAAGTTCATTTGAGTAagttggtttattttctttgtttacaATTTACTTCATCTGTTTCTGTATTACATTGAACATATTATGAATAATAAAACAGGTTTGACGAGGAAATGATTGAATCACTTTTTGGATACAATCTACAAAATTCAATGAAGAGTGACGAAGCAAAGAGCAAGACTCCTTCTCCAAGCAAGCATGTCCTTGATCCAAAGAGACTACAGAACATAACTATATTGTCAAAAGCCTTGAATATGTCTGCTGAGGAAGTATGTAAAGCACTAATTCAAGGTAAAACTTCTAAGCtctaaacaataaataattgtgatcAAGTACTACTTTTCAGAATGCAGTGGTCAGGAGCATGGAGTAACAATAAATGTGAACTTAAAACGCACTAATTTAATAAATGCCTAAATTAATTTGCTAGGTGAATTCTAGCACCTATGTTAGAATTGGACTTTCAAGTTTGAATGTCATTTTGTAAGATTGTTGATCAAGAAATTTTGGCATTGCACTAcagttatttttttctatttgttgcATGACCAATGGGAATTTTTGAAGAATGATGGCTCTTGTAGTCCAGTAGTTCCAGCAAATGGAttataaattgcaaattactaAAAAGTTTCTCGAAACTAAGTTCTGGGGAGAGAGAATCTATCTCCAACATACAAATCATGGCGTTTAAACAATTTAAAGTGCAGATATACACATGCCATCACctgattaaaaattttgaccaaTGGTGGAAAGCAGGGAATGGCTTGTCTTTGCAACAACTGGAGGCATTAGTGAAGATGGTACCTACCAAGGAAGAAGAGGCTAAGCTCTGTAGCTATAAAGGAGACATTAATGAACTGGGGTCTGCTGAGAAGGTTCTCAAACTAATTCTTAGGATACCATTCTCCTTTCTACGAGTTGAAGCCATGCTCTACAGAGAAACTTTTGAAGATGAGGTGGTTCACTTGAGGAACTCTTTTTCAATGCTGGAGGTAATCATCAAATCACAACCACATCACTTTTCATTAAAACCAATGATTTCAATACAATGATCACTCTTaatcttatttatatttgttactAGGAGGCATGCAAAGAACTTAGATCAAGCAGGCTTTTCTTAAAGCTACTTGAAGCCGTGCTCAAAACAGGCAACCGTATGAATGTTGGAACAATCAGAGGAGGTGCTAGAGCATTTAAGCTTGATGCCCTCCTTAAACTTGCTGATGTGAAAGGAACTGATGGGAAAACTACCTTACTACACTTTGTCGTTCAAGAAATGATCCGGTCAGAGGGAATTAGAGTTTCAGATAGCATTATGGGGAGGATCAgccagaaaaataaaagtaaaactgctgaagagaaggaagaagattaCAGAAGAATGGGCCTAGATCTTGTTTCTGGTCTAAGTACTGAACTCTACAATGTGAAAAAGACAGCTGCAATTGACTTGGATGTTATTGCAAGCTCTGTATCAAACCTATCAGATGGAATGGCTAAACTGCAACATCTAGTGCATAAAGACTTGTGTAGGGATGAACAAAATGGGAACTTTGTCAACTCAATGAGATCCTTCATAAATTATGCAGAGAAAAATCTGAAAGAGTTGCAGGGAGATGAAAATATGGTCCTTACACATGTCAAAGAAATTACTGAGTACTTTCATGGAGACGTGAGCAAAGACGAAGCCAACCCACTTCGAATATTTGTCATTGTGAGAGATTTTCTGGGGATGTTAGACCATGTTTGCAAAGAGCTTAGAAGCTCAAAAGCCCCACGTAGTCCCAATCCTCTGGCACCATTCCGGTAGGCTAAATTGCTTGGTGTGTTCAAGAGATACAGCCCATTACCAATCaggttgtaacatttttttttatatatagggcTTTGAAATATGTAGATTGAATTGTTTGCAATGGTTGATTTTAAGGGACTGTTGGGTTGAATTGAGTAGAATAGACTGAATTGTTATTTGAGGAAATGTAATGACAAATAATTGTATATTCAAACACCTAAATGCTGATCCAAATTAGAATTCACACGTTGCTGCTAGGAAAGACAAAACCAGACAGTAACAGTCATTAATTTCTACCCTgaacaaatttattttgtacTTATACTAGGGGCAGTGGCTTGTCAAGCATATATATGTTTAAGAGAATGTCTGAGATGATTCAATCGAACAATCTTTATGTTACTGCACAATGCTTGTTTTTATTAGGtagttttttggctttttgccCCTTTAAGCAGTGATAGTCTAATACACCATATTTTCCACAACAACCTTTCTTATCAAAATTAGCACCTTatatatacagaattttctCCATGCAATGATTATAAACTTCGACAAACCAATTTCCAACCTTTTAGGTTTCACTTTTCACTTTCAACCTACTCCCCTAtgtaaaaaatcaagaaattgaaCTCTGTAACAAGAACATATGTAATTactaaattcattaaaaaaaaaaaatttgactttgcCATGAATGCCATCCAAAAATTCTTTACTATATAAATTTCTCCTTTTCACATGGTAAtaactcattaaaaataaaaaataaagaatattcaaaattttataaaatagcCCAATCAGGACCAATGTAATCAAAAATTGTAAACTCAAAACCCTCTCAACTCAATGACATTAACTATTCTCCACAATCTAGGTTCAAATCACCCTTTTCCAATTTGCaacaatttatattaaaaagaagTCAATATATTGCGACGAATTACTATAGAGTCAAATTAGACTAATTTGTACTTTCAATCTAATCAAATTGTATGATCTATACATATTCATaccaagaaaacaagaaaaaaaaaatcaaatcttttacACAGCAAGAACCCAAGAAATCGTTTCTTGTGCATCAAGCCAAGCCAACCTTAGGTGACCCTTTTATGAATTGGCACGGTTTCTTCTACTCATGTCCTCCTCGGGTGCACATCTTTTTTTCCCATTAACTTGAACGTCTTGCTTCTCAACCTTATTAGTCCCTTGTTGTTTTCTGGGCAAAACCAACAGACCAGCACCAACATCATATGCTTTTCGAGTCGACTCGTCGCTGAGAGCCTCCCATGCGATGGTAATGATTCGAAGAGCACCATGTGCAGCCGGGGAACAGACCACATCAGGGTGCACCAACTTGACCAACTTGCAGTACTTGGACGTGATAGCTTCTATGCTGAGAGATGGGTCAGGTTTTAGGCCAAGAATTCGATAGAGATCACTGTGTCCCAACTTGTTCTTCTTCGTCTCAGCCACATAGTAAGCTCTGTAAACAGCGTAGTGCTTGTCCACGTTGTAAAAGTAAGGGTCGACTTTGTTTGCCGCAGTCGCTAGCTCATACGCCTCCTTGTGGTTTCCTTTGAGCCACTTCTCTTTGGCCATGTCTAACAACATATCAGTCATTGTTTGGTTTCAGCGTCTGATATTCAGGCAAAGAACAGGAACAACAAACGTaggaaagagaaaacaaagatggTTTGGTTTCAGAGTTTGATTCAGGCAAAGAACAACAACGtaggaaagagaaaaacaaagaagaaaaatagagttttgcgGTAACTCTAGTCTGTGGATCTGTGATTAATGTTTGGAAAGATTAATTTATGTACTACATAGGTAAGTCGGTTAATTATGTGTTTCCGAGGCATACTCGgttaactatattttttttatttttttttgtaaatactcggttaactttttttttattttaattttttttgtaaatactCGGTTAACTATGTTATTATTTCCGAGGCTTACTCGGTTTATTATGTATTTCCGAGGCTTAATAAATACtgtaaacattattttttttaaatatattatactcTTTTCAATTGTTGTGCATATCTTATTAATATGTTATTATGTTTAAGATTGTTGAAGGatgtaaaaattttcaattttccaaaactatcaaaatttaagttaaaattaatagttttctagacaaatttattactaaaatcCATTATTTAATATCTGAAATTTAACATTGCCAAGAGAGATAGTTATCATTTCAAACATCATATTTATTCTAATACTAattgttttgatttatttttagaattaaaaatttttaaatacattttatataAACATATGAAAATAGTCCAATAAcgtattaaaatatatatatatatataaaaatgataaattctaaaaatatatcaaaacataaatattattcgataaatatttaaaaataagagaagatCCTACGAAACTGTAGTCTTATGCTCAAAATTGTGTTGAGATCATGGTTTCAAAACCTCAAAtgattaagggtccgtttggatacagctgaaaactgaaaacactgtaacaaaataatttttaaatatgtgaatagtgccgcgggtcccatttttaataaaaaagtggcTGAAACAGTGCATGAACAATGTTCCACAttgcgtgaacagtaaccgcacTGTGGTGAACAGTACCTCTTGTCCCCCTGGTTGAAACCTGTGCgcaggagaaaaaaaaaaaaaaaagtctgaaaCGTGAAAAACCAAATCGTGGACGCAAAACTCTCTATCCAAACCCACCTTAAAGGACCAAAAATTAGTTCGATTCCACCTTTGGTTTCTCTGGTTTTCCCAAACCAGTTCAACGCATCTCAAATTTGAATACCTCATTCAAGTTGATACCCAACTTTACCATGTGTTGAGATGCCTCGATTGGGTCTATTATTGCAAACAACAAATTTAAGCAAGTTTGAAACAAATCTATTTAAACCTAAATGAGGTATTCAACAAAACTATGATATTTAgaatttacattaaaaaaaaaaaatttaaatacccTATGCATATGAAAAATATCGTAAGAATGTAGCCATATTTTGCATGAATTCTATTTAACATATCAATaatatgtttaatactttatGATTTTGGCATGATCATGATGATAGTAATACAATGAAACCAATAGATATGGggctaaattttgtaaaaaagagTTTAGCGAGTACCACAATTAAAACATTGGAAGAAACTAATAAAGTTTCCACTTTAAATTAATTGTCACCTGCCCCAACATTTGTTGAGCTAGCCCCTAGTATGTACACCTTATGTTTTCATTCATGATGCAGTTTATACAATATCTAGTTACGTATGTAAGTTAGTAACTTACAATAGTACACGTCGGAATAATAACTAATGtaggtacaatttttttcaatttttataatttattgtaatggtaaagtgtcaattttaaaaaagaaattatgactacaataattctaaaaaatagttatgaaaatttttgcaCTAATAAACTTATTAATAAGGATGGCTATGAGAtactattataaattaaaaataaatagagatgCAATAAGTAGCGTACCCTGCTAAGGGAAAACCACTTGTAGGTAGTTTAACAGCAAAGTGGATTGgatgtattttattattgagATGACTTCAATGCACTAATAATGAGCTGAAAGAGAATTATGATTAGAAGTGAAAGTTAGAGAAAGCAAATATTTTAATGGATGataacataattaaattttaaacatgagagtataaaaataattaaaatatatatatatatatatacacacacattccGGATAAGGCAAGACATAGAATAGGCCAAAAAAAACTCATGAAATTAAATTAGACAAGACAAGACGGAGTAGGGCAAAATATACTCATGAataattagctcaactggtaaagtttctgatggttgaataagagatctgggattcaatcccacctacactaaaaactaattggtgtcttggtctgatgataaagaactatcatcaagaACAAACGCCATAAATGTGGAACTTGAATAAGATTGGCACTTGTTCATTGCGAGCAGCATATATTTCTACTTCAGGATAAGGTTCCTCTCCTTTAGATTTTAGAAACTTCAGACCTAGTTTTGTTGGCTCAGGGAATTTTATATGAACATGAATTTGCACGATCAgttcattaaaatttaattagttaaaGGGCTAGCAACATACATGCATAAACATAGAAATATGGGCACACAAACACAATTGACAATACCATGGGTGCATTCAGACACACAAACATACATAACTTTGCTTTAAACATTCCTTTACAGTATTTTAGGAAGCACGGACATGGACACAGTACGGGTACGATATTATAcgaacaatttttgaaaaattataacaaaaaatgacTGATGCAACACCAGTATGATACAAGTACAATACGAATACAATATGAATACAGCACCTTAAATAAAGTGTCCATTTTTCCTAAACAGTAATAGTCATGTGAGCACCTACTTTCCCCTCAAAAACACGGTAAAACAAGTACCCAAATGTTTCTAGCGCTAAACTTTGCAAACCTATTTCCAACCTTTCAGGTTTCACAAACCTCCTTCTCCTATGTAAACAGTATCATGTTTGAAATTCTGTTACAACATATTTACTTCTATTGGGAAAGGAAATGTTTCGTAAGCATATATcattatacactttttttttcactttgctATGAAAGCTAATTAAAAATTCTTCactattcaaatttcaaaaatgacACTATTTTCCATTTTATACAATTACTATACCTTCATAAAAAggtttttaagaacaattttgcCGTTCAAGAAATTAATAAAGTTCATGGCATGGCCCAATAAGTAccaatgcaataaaaaaattgtaaacacaAAAACACCTTCAGAacgtgaggaaaaaaaaaaacaacgcaAAATATACTTCAATTGTAAAACATACTTCAATGAATTACTACAACGCAAAATAAGACCAATTTGTACTTCCattcttaatctttttttcacaaaaattgctGCTAGGAAAGAGAAAACGAGACTGTAACAGCCATTATCCTAGTCTCTAATCTCAACAAGACAAATCGTAGTgcttaatcaattaattaattcttACCCAAGACAAATTTATTTTGGTTCCATATTAGGAACAGTGACTTGTCAAGCACGTCAGTTTAAAAAGAATGTCtaataagaaaatcaaataaatctaTGCATATGGCACTGCACAATgcttattttaatttgatagttattgCCACTTTGAGTACTGATCCACCATATGCTCACAACAAGCACACTTATCAAAATTAGCACCCTCCGTCTTTTTCAGCATTTTCTATAGGCAGGGATCATAAACTTTGACAAACTTCCAACCCCAGGCTTTCAAAAAAAGTTGCTTTCTTATTAAACCACAAGccaattttcaaacttttcagGATTTCAATTACAACCTTCTCTTCTATTTAATCAACCTTTCTCTGCTATGTAAACATCCTAATATGATACACTAAACTTTTTTTACTTGGCTATGAAGGCCATTTAGAAATTCTTCACTATACATTAATAATGACACTATTTTTTCTATTCATATAATTATGAATGATTATGCAgttcaagaataaaaaattgaaaaactttaaCAAGGCCCAATATGAACCAATCTATATCTAATATAagtaatggatttagttatatCGTATAGAGGATGAACTATTTGTAAAAAGcactataaataaattttaaccactcattatattatttacaaaatatctcaccttatataataattgaatataaaatgcattatgtttcttgaagaaaaaaaaaacttacacaatttaaaacactttcaaataataaatatggaTAGCtcaatttagaaattttaatatattgtatcaATTGTCAACTATagtttgttgaaaaataatcacattatTTTAAGAAAGGTTTGAAACTAATAATTAAGTCTCatctactattttcatttttcacttaaaacaaataaatcattaaattttttcgTTCATCGCACAAGTCTACAACTAGTgccatataaataaataaaataaaaaccccgGTAAAATATATTGCAATGAAttattacaaagaaaaataagacaAATTTGTACTTCCAATCTGATTCACCCAATAACTACCAATCCTGATCTCTTTTTCcatgtttatttcctttttatcAAACCCTAGCCAACCTcaaaaccaaaagtaaagaaagtCCTATCAATATTCTATACATATAGATGCCAAGAAAACGAGAAATAACAAATCTTCTACATAGCAAGAGACCAAGAAATTGTTTCTTTTGTACCAACAAAAACATCATATACTAGCCAAGCCAACCTTAGCCTTAGGTGACCCTTTTGGCACGGTTTCTTCTACCCATGTCCTCTTCGGTTGCACATCTTTTCTTTCCAATAACTCGAACGTCTTGCCTCTCAACCTTACCTACTAGTCTCTTGTTTTCTCGATCAGCAAACACAACAGACCAGCACCAACATTATACACTTCTCGACCCAACTTGTCGCTGAGAGCCTCCCATGTCGTGGTAATGATTTCAAAGAGCACCATGTGCAACAAATCTTTTGTAGTATAATTGTTTTCtttgcacaatttttttctctatttttttggatatataaaCCATGGTATTAAACCCACCCTGATTTCACCTCCTGTCCCTAAACACTACAAATGAATCAGGTTCTGTAATTGATTACAATCTTGGTATGCACTACACTACTACAAGACCCATATACAAAACTCTCTTctatagtgtgtgtgtgtatatatatatatattcttctcttttaactttcaatctTTGATATTGAATGATCAAAACAACCAAATCACATATTGAATACATATGCACTTTCATTAATTCAATGACCTTGATTTGTCATttgtattttgagagttttgcTTCTATTCTACCTCTGACAGTTCTCAAATCTGAGTTGTTTTTACTTGATTTTCTACTCCGTGACTTTCTTGACGCCCGGGACTTTCGCTGCTTCTGTTTACCACGAGACCCATCTGGCTTTTGTCGCATCCTTTCTAAGCGCTGACGACGAATCTCAGGATCTGCCCAGCCCTTTCC comes from Castanea sativa cultivar Marrone di Chiusa Pesio chromosome 3, ASM4071231v1 and encodes:
- the LOC142627172 gene encoding formin-like protein 11 isoform X1 → MGYDSEILRMIFVIIFMLLSLHYTHIFVAGSVLNAAGDLNAHGLQQLYLREDNGDRIENNIQKVSGEDENEEKGALIVEKFRALLGLKSFHKRSPSHSGSEYLSPSPSPSPSIEPEEAPAPAPVPVHVPMLHSHAHPHPHPHPPSHRSSSIPTHHKKQDGDRGRVRTILIATIVSAGAAFLVCALGLIWVCKKRRKDRKKPSRTVSVYSKKGGTRSKLKNVSTQNSASKVSQNTGLDLFYLNSLGTDLEQQTCYLKQTCETVNTSSNHSTPKFTLLEREESKQELLRIESDNASSFSTREITAVHEDNESIKYESDCGNSSSGDKIIPMECHSSDDESFHSFGESLSSTVRHSNASVGCLGETSEIFPKEESHIKPSLANSTDLPMPLATPDLDSTRESTSPTQNSQSPSNNKQEKQTFECSSDCQKILKSPSPPPPPPPPPPPPPCVTVFPSSTRIASKASCSFTLPNISSPRNSASSSGSNLTPQRDLPSSPQNSPKPSQTPPCIPPPPCPPPFLKGKNISAKGPPPPPSLLPQFTPLGKDGTPLPKLKPLHWDKVRAAPNRSMVWDKLRSSSFEFDEEMIESLFGYNLQNSMKSDEAKSKTPSPSKHVLDPKRLQNITILSKALNMSAEEVCKALIQGNGLSLQQLEALVKMVPTKEEEAKLCSYKGDINELGSAEKVLKLILRIPFSFLRVEAMLYRETFEDEVVHLRNSFSMLEEACKELRSSRLFLKLLEAVLKTGNRMNVGTIRGGARAFKLDALLKLADVKGTDGKTTLLHFVVQEMIRSEGIRVSDSIMGRISQKNKSKTAEEKEEDYRRMGLDLVSGLSTELYNVKKTAAIDLDVIASSVSNLSDGMAKLQHLVHKDLCRDEQNGNFVNSMRSFINYAEKNLKELQGDENMVLTHVKEITEYFHGDVSKDEANPLRIFVIVRDFLGMLDHVCKELRSSKAPRSPNPLAPFR
- the LOC142627172 gene encoding formin-like protein 11 isoform X2, which translates into the protein MGYDSEILRMIFVIIFMLLSLHYTHIFVAGSVLNAAGDLNAHGLQQLYLREDNGDRIENNIQKVSGEDENEEKGALIVEKFRALLGLKSFHKRSPSHSGSEYLSPSPSPSPSIEPEEAPAPAPVPVHVPMLHSHAHPHPHPHPPSHRSSSIPTHHKKQDGDRGRVRTILIATIVSAGAAFLVCALGLIWVCKKRRKDRKKPSRTVSVYSKKGGTRSKLKNVSTQNSASKVSQNTGLDLFYLNSLGTDLEQQTCYLKQTCETVNTSSNHSTPKFTLLEREESKQELLRIESDNASSFSTREITAVHEDNESIKYESDCGNSSSGDKIIPMECHSSDDESFHSFGESLSSTVRHSNASVGCLGETSEIFPKEESHIKPSLANSTDLPMPLATPDLDSTRESTSPTQNSQSPSNNKQEKQTFECSSDCQKILKSPSPPPPPPPPPPPPPCVTVFPSSTRIASKASCSFTLPNISSPRNSASSSGSNLTPQRDLPSSPQNSPKPSQTPPCIPPPPCPPPFLKGKNISAKGPPPPPSLLPQFTPLGKDGTPLPKLKPLHWDKVRAAPNRSMVWDKLRSSSFEFDEEMIESLFGYNLQNSMKSDEAKSKTPSPSKHVLDPKRLQNITILSKALNMSAEEVCKALIQGNGLSLQQLEALVKMVPTKEEEAKLCSYKGDINELGSAEKVLKLILRIPFSFLRVEAMLYRETFEDEVVHLRNSFSMLEACKELRSSRLFLKLLEAVLKTGNRMNVGTIRGGARAFKLDALLKLADVKGTDGKTTLLHFVVQEMIRSEGIRVSDSIMGRISQKNKSKTAEEKEEDYRRMGLDLVSGLSTELYNVKKTAAIDLDVIASSVSNLSDGMAKLQHLVHKDLCRDEQNGNFVNSMRSFINYAEKNLKELQGDENMVLTHVKEITEYFHGDVSKDEANPLRIFVIVRDFLGMLDHVCKELRSSKAPRSPNPLAPFR